The following are encoded in a window of Phaseolus vulgaris cultivar G19833 chromosome 3, P. vulgaris v2.0, whole genome shotgun sequence genomic DNA:
- the LOC137805614 gene encoding uncharacterized protein: MSIRDFPALVEKAKVVESLKSSSRLAKPQVGGPSKSMPKYEDRKKPYFKPQSYSSGRPSSQSPPSFRCFRCGGPHVVRFCPHPVSNVTCDRCHRYGHATKDCRVQLGAPNSGGVQQEFMDVFPGLPPKREIEFAIDLIPGAGLVSISPYRMAPAELAELKKQLEDLLEKQFIRPSKSKIEHQRPGGMLTQLDIPMWKWDSISMDFVTHLPRTLRKHDSIYIDEIVRLHGVPSNIVSDRDPRFTFRFWQTLQEALGTKLRLSSAYHPRTDGQSERTIQSLEDLLRTCVLDHLGSWDEILPLVEFTYNNSYQASIGMAPFEALYGRKCRTPLCWFQDGRALKSKKLTPKFIGPYQILRRIGPVAYEIALPPPLANIHNIFHVSQLRKYVPDPSHILESDSIQVKENLSFKVKPIKILDSQVKQLRGRSIPMVKVLWDLTSGDSTWEIEEVIREHHTLISFLQRS, translated from the exons atgtccattagagatttccctgccctagtggagaaagcaaaagtagtggagagtttgaaaaGTAGTAGTAGACTTGCTAAGCCTCAAGTGGGAGGACCTTCTAAAAGCATGcctaaatatgaagatagaaagaaaccttatttcaaacctcaatcttatagcaGTGGAAGACCCAGTTCTCAATCACCGCCTAGTTTCAGATGTTTTAGATGCGGTGGGCCACATGTTGTTAGATTTTGCCCTCATCCAGTGTCAAATGTGACATGTGATAGATGTCACAGGTATGGTCATGCAACAAAAGACTGTCGTGTCCAATTGGGAGCTCCAAATTCTGGCGGAGTGCAGCaa gagtttatggatgtatttcctggacttccacctaaaagagagatagagtttgcaatagACTTGATTCCCGGAGCAGGCCTTGTGTCAATTTCTCCATATCGGATGGCACCAGCGGAGTTAgctgaattgaagaaacaactagaagacttattggagaagcaattcattcgacctagt aaatcaaagattgaacatcaacggCCTGGAGGCATGTTAACTCAGTTAGACATTCCAATGTGGAAGTGGGACagtatctcaatggattttgttacccacttaccacgtactttgaggaagcatgactct atttacatagatgaaatagtcagattgcatggtgtaccctccaacatagtttcagatagagatcctAGATTCACCTTCAGATTCtggcaaacacttcaagaagctttggggACTAAACTCAGACTTAGTTCAGCATATCATCCTCGGACTGATGGACAATCAGAGAGAACTATCCAGTCCTTAGAGGATTTGcttaggacttgtgtgttagatcatttgggcagttgggatgaaattctaccattggtagagttcacttacaataacaGTTACCAAGCTAGCATAGGAATGGCTCCTTTCGAGGCATTGTACGGAAGAAAGTGTAGGACACCTTTGTGCTGGTTTCAGGATG gaagagcactcaaatccaagaaattgactcctaagttcataggaccttatcaaattctTCGGAGAATAGGCCCCGtggcttatgaaattgctttgcctcctcctttagctaacattcacaatattttccatgtatccCAGCTACGAAAGTATGTACCTGATCCTAGCCACATTCTAGAGTCTGATTCCATTCAGGTCAAAGAAAATTTGTCATTTAAAGTGAAGCCAATCAaaattttagattcacaagtgaaacaacttcgtggaagaagtattcccatggtgaaagtattgtgggaCCTCACCTCTGGAGAttccacttgggaaattgaagaggTGATACGAGAGCATCATACCCTAATCTCTTTcttg cagaggagttaa